From Chloracidobacterium thermophilum B:
CACACTGCCAAAGGTCGAGAACGACAGCATGGCCACTCGCGCTTCGATGCCGAACTGCTCGGCCGTGCGCGCGGCATAAATGGCAATGTCGGCCAGGTCTTCGGCCGTCGGCTCGATGTTGACGGTCGTATCGGCCAGAAAGTACGCCCGGTTTTTGGCCAGCACCAGATGCAGTCCCATGACGCGCCGGACGCCGGTTCCCGTTCCGAGTACGCGCAGCACTGGTTTGAGTCCTTCCGAATACGCACTTGTCACACCTGTCACCAGCGCATCGGCGTCGCCCTGCCGTACCATCATCGCACCAAAGTAGTTTGACCGCTTGAGTATCTGACGCGCGCCAATGAGCGTCAAACCCTTGCGTTGACGCAGCCGGTGCAGGGCTTGTGCATAGTCCTCGAAACGTTCCGAACCCTTGGGCGTGACAATCTCGACGGTATCCAGAGCCAGCCGGAGGGTTTCGGCGCGGGCGCGAATGACCGCCGGATCACCGAGCAGGATGGGCTGGGCAATCCGGTCTTCGGCCAGCGCCGCCGCCGCGCGGATGATGCGGTCATCATCGCCTTCGGGAAAGACCACCCGCCGTGGCGCGCGCCGGGCCTTGGTAAACATGATGCGCAGGGTTTCCCGCGACTTGCCGAGCCGGCTGGCCAGCGTTTCGCGGTACTCATCCAGATCGAGGTGAATCCGCGCCACACCATCCCGCATGGCCGCTTCAGCCACCGCCGACGCGACCCAGATGAGCACCCGGTAGTCAAACGGTTTCGGAATGATGTAGTCGGGGCCGAAGACAAGGTGGGAAAGCCCGTAGGCTTTGGCCACCGTTTCCGGGACATCCTGCTTGGCCAGAGCGGCCAGAGCGTGCGCCGCCGCCAGCATCATGCCGTCGGTAATGGTCCGCGCCCGCACGTCGAGCGCGCCCCGGAAAATGAAGGGAAAACCAAGCACGTTGTTGACCTGATTGGGATAGTCGCTGCGCCCGGTGCCCATGATGCAGTCGGGGCGGGCCGCCTTGGCTTCCTCGTAGCTGATTTCGGGGTCCGGGTTGGCCATTGCCAGCACAATTGGACGTTCCGCCATGGTCTTGAGCATTTCCGGTGTCACCATGCCCTTGGCCGACAGCCCGATGAACACGTCGGCCCCGCGCAGGGCGTCGGCCAGCGTCCGGGCTTCGGTTTCCACGGCAAACTCGGCTTTGTGCTCGTTCATGCCTTCCGTGCGCCCACGGTAGATGACGCCCTTGGTGTCGCACATGAGGATGTTTTCCGGGCGGACGCCGAGTTTTTTGTACATCCGCGCGCATCCCATGGCGCTGGCGCCCGCGCCGGAGAAGACG
This genomic window contains:
- a CDS encoding NADP-dependent malic enzyme, with the protein product MNRRQAALDYHAQGRRGKIEVVPTKPCLTQRDLSLAYSPGVAEPCLEIARDPAAAYTYTAKGNLVAVVSNGTAVLGLGNIGPLAGKPVMEGKGVLFKRFADIDVFDLELATEDPDELIQTLKILEPTFGGINLEDIKAPECFYIEQRLREILDIPVFHDDQHGTAIISSAAILNALELVGKSLDSVRIVFSGAGASAMGCARMYKKLGVRPENILMCDTKGVIYRGRTEGMNEHKAEFAVETEARTLADALRGADVFIGLSAKGMVTPEMLKTMAERPIVLAMANPDPEISYEEAKAARPDCIMGTGRSDYPNQVNNVLGFPFIFRGALDVRARTITDGMMLAAAHALAALAKQDVPETVAKAYGLSHLVFGPDYIIPKPFDYRVLIWVASAVAEAAMRDGVARIHLDLDEYRETLASRLGKSRETLRIMFTKARRAPRRVVFPEGDDDRIIRAAAALAEDRIAQPILLGDPAVIRARAETLRLALDTVEIVTPKGSERFEDYAQALHRLRQRKGLTLIGARQILKRSNYFGAMMVRQGDADALVTGVTSAYSEGLKPVLRVLGTGTGVRRVMGLHLVLAKNRAYFLADTTVNIEPTAEDLADIAIYAARTAEQFGIEARVAMLSFSTFGSVRHPFTEKVRRAVELARQKQPTLVIDGEVMADVALSPEQLARDYPFSALGDKRTSVLVFPDLQSANIAYKLLATLGGAEVVGPILMGLAYPAHVLPNNAEVKDIVNLAAIAVVDAQERQRQPAVQAAGRMW